From Selenomonas ruminantium AC2024, a single genomic window includes:
- a CDS encoding 6-phospho-beta-glucosidase, translated as MSFSNGFLWGGAVAAHQLEGAWQEGGKGVSVADVMTVGGYGKPREITDGVLEGKIYPNHDAIDFYHHYKEDLALMAEMGFKAFRTSIAWTRIFPKGDEAEPNEEGLKFYDDLFDEMRCLGIEPVVTLCHFELPYHLVTEYGGFRNRKVVDFFVKFATTCFERYKDKVKYWMTFNEINNQRNTDVPFFAVTNSGFTYKEGEDRKLVLYQVAHNEFVASAKAVIAGHKINPKFQIGCMLNIGPVYTESCRPNDAITAMKEMDKTWFFSDVQCRGHYPTYVLKEWENKGYKIQMEDNDLEVLDQGKVDYFAFSYYQTVVVSSVKKNEDGDEFSNGLDNPYVEKSDWGWKIDPVGLRYALNLVQERYELPMMIVENGIGLHETEADKQEDGMIHDDARIAYFRAHISEVKKAVEEDGVDLLGYLTWGPIDLVSAGTGEMEKRYGFIYVDKNNKGEGTLRREKKKSFFWYKDVIASNGEKL; from the coding sequence ATGTCATTTTCCAATGGATTCTTATGGGGCGGTGCTGTTGCTGCCCATCAGTTAGAGGGCGCCTGGCAAGAAGGCGGCAAAGGCGTGAGTGTAGCTGACGTCATGACCGTCGGCGGTTACGGCAAGCCCCGTGAAATCACCGATGGTGTACTGGAAGGCAAAATCTATCCCAATCATGATGCCATCGACTTTTACCATCATTATAAAGAAGATTTGGCGCTCATGGCGGAAATGGGCTTCAAAGCCTTCCGTACCAGCATTGCCTGGACGCGTATCTTCCCCAAGGGGGACGAGGCGGAACCCAACGAGGAAGGACTCAAATTCTACGATGACCTCTTTGATGAAATGCGCTGCTTGGGCATCGAACCTGTGGTAACGCTGTGCCACTTCGAGCTGCCTTATCATCTCGTGACGGAATACGGTGGCTTCCGCAACCGCAAGGTCGTGGACTTCTTCGTAAAATTTGCCACCACCTGTTTTGAGCGTTATAAAGACAAGGTCAAATATTGGATGACCTTCAACGAAATCAACAATCAGCGCAACACGGATGTTCCCTTCTTTGCCGTGACCAACTCCGGCTTTACTTACAAAGAAGGCGAGGACAGAAAGCTGGTTCTCTATCAGGTAGCCCACAATGAATTCGTCGCTTCGGCCAAAGCCGTAATCGCCGGCCATAAAATCAATCCCAAATTCCAGATTGGCTGCATGCTGAATATCGGCCCTGTCTACACGGAAAGCTGCCGTCCTAATGATGCCATCACCGCCATGAAGGAAATGGACAAGACCTGGTTCTTCTCCGATGTGCAGTGCCGTGGCCATTATCCGACGTACGTCCTCAAAGAATGGGAAAACAAAGGCTACAAGATTCAGATGGAAGATAACGATTTGGAAGTGCTGGACCAGGGCAAGGTGGATTACTTCGCCTTCAGCTACTATCAGACAGTCGTCGTAAGCTCCGTCAAGAAAAACGAGGATGGCGACGAATTCAGCAACGGTCTTGACAATCCCTATGTGGAAAAATCCGACTGGGGTTGGAAAATCGACCCCGTTGGTCTGCGCTACGCATTGAATCTCGTGCAGGAACGCTATGAGCTGCCCATGATGATTGTCGAAAACGGCATTGGCCTTCATGAAACTGAAGCGGACAAACAAGAAGACGGCATGATTCACGACGATGCCCGCATTGCTTACTTCCGTGCGCATATCAGCGAAGTGAAGAAAGCTGTGGAGGAAGACGGTGTTGACCTCCTGGGCTATCTGACCTGGGGCCCCATTGACCTCGTGTCTGCCGGTACCGGTGAAATGGAAAAACGCTATGGCTTTATCTATGTAGATAAAAACAACAAAGGCGAAGGCACTCTGCGCCGCGAGAAGAAAAAATCCTTCTTCTGGTACAAAGATGTCATTGCCAGCAACGGCGAAAAACTCTAA
- the queD gene encoding 6-carboxytetrahydropterin synthase QueD yields the protein MYTLKVEGAFEAAHHVNGYPGKCARLHGHNWVVEAVVKGKELDELGMLVDFKIIKQTLKDTLEHFDHRYLNELEPFKNGVNPTAENLARIIFEELSGHEIFQRDSKLSAITVFESPKSSVTYTED from the coding sequence ATGTATACGTTAAAAGTAGAGGGCGCTTTCGAGGCGGCCCATCATGTAAATGGTTATCCCGGCAAATGTGCCCGTCTGCATGGCCATAACTGGGTAGTGGAAGCTGTCGTCAAAGGCAAGGAACTGGACGAACTGGGCATGTTGGTGGACTTCAAAATCATCAAGCAGACCTTAAAGGACACGTTGGAGCATTTTGACCACCGTTATCTCAATGAGCTGGAACCCTTCAAGAACGGTGTGAATCCCACGGCAGAGAATCTTGCCCGCATTATCTTTGAGGAACTCTCCGGTCATGAAATCTTCCAGCGGGACAGCAAGCTCTCTGCCATCACGGTTTTTGAATCGCCGAAATCCAGCGTGACCTATACCGAGGATTGA
- a CDS encoding MurR/RpiR family transcriptional regulator translates to MRLIKKMQEQERFSPSEQNMINYILSHKRELANLSIRDLAQRTYSSPAGIFRLCQKLGLKGYNEFKLRFISEFNRTEKAAPCEEIKIKRPITSVDNPEGIIQKMAALEIEAIEETKNEMDIAQVVRVAKMMRKAASIDIYAYDQNYHLAQSMVFNMLQVKCVAVANSSMTSQLAQAMLSDSTHLAVIISRTGMNKRLLRTAQLLKQQGTKIVLFSTSEKTPLAKYADEFLYVANTLDLDYMDMGGMIFSVGVRYYQDVLFGLLLAQDYDDIETFTNRLDDGMGHFDDNDRLW, encoded by the coding sequence ATGCGTTTAATTAAAAAAATGCAAGAGCAGGAGCGCTTTTCGCCCTCCGAGCAGAACATGATCAATTACATCCTGAGCCATAAACGGGAACTGGCGAACCTTTCCATCCGGGATTTGGCGCAGAGAACCTACAGTAGTCCGGCAGGTATCTTTCGACTGTGCCAAAAACTGGGGCTCAAGGGCTACAACGAATTCAAGCTGCGTTTCATCAGCGAATTCAACCGCACGGAAAAAGCAGCGCCTTGTGAGGAAATAAAAATCAAACGTCCGATTACCTCCGTGGATAATCCGGAGGGTATTATACAGAAGATGGCCGCGTTGGAGATTGAGGCCATCGAGGAGACCAAAAACGAAATGGACATAGCGCAGGTGGTGCGCGTGGCAAAAATGATGCGTAAAGCCGCCAGCATTGATATCTATGCCTACGACCAGAACTATCATCTGGCGCAGAGCATGGTCTTTAATATGCTGCAGGTAAAATGCGTGGCCGTAGCCAACAGTTCCATGACCTCACAGCTGGCACAGGCCATGCTTTCGGATTCTACGCATCTGGCCGTTATCATCAGCCGTACAGGTATGAACAAACGCCTGCTGCGGACGGCACAGCTTTTGAAACAGCAGGGCACGAAAATCGTCCTCTTTTCCACCTCGGAAAAAACGCCGTTAGCGAAATATGCGGACGAGTTTCTCTATGTTGCCAACACGCTTGACCTTGACTATATGGACATGGGCGGCATGATTTTTTCCGTAGGGGTGCGCTATTATCAGGATGTGCTGTTCGGTCTGCTGCTGGCACAGGATTATGATGATATCGAAACATTCACCAATCGTCTCGATGATGGCATGGGCCACTTTGATGATAATGACCGTTTATGGTAA
- a CDS encoding beta-glucoside-specific PTS transporter subunit IIABC: MSSKVRDYEKLAGDIIAAVGGKDNISEAAHCATRLRLVLKETTADAKEKVSAMAGVITVVESGGQFQVVIGTHVTDVYKVAAEMLHLENSEDGSKASKGIAAAVIGAISGCVSPIVYVLAACGLLQGALIIATALYPDVVDNTTFQVLTYMSWTPFTYLPVLIALAGSKYFKVDTLLAVLCCCALVNPSWGEIAGRIAAGEPLTFMMLPLAETTYTSTVLPPIIVLALLVYVERFFKRHMPEVLQPIFVPLCSYLIMVPATLLVVGPITSGVAHGLSTAFQAFYTHLPWLCAMVFGAFWQVFVIFGVHWTFVPIFLTEFEQVGFSTLQAFCGIAVCAQVGAVFGVWFKSKSKKTKGVAMSAGLTGLFGITEPTIYGITLPLKKPFICACIASAAGSLAASFFGTLYYAFAGLAGLLTVPNAYNAANPTSLTGAAIGTAIALVGAFVLVQLVGFEEKVEEPVLEEKEALPALPFELASPIKGEVKPLSACKDLAFASGAMGKGVVIEPTEGKVYAPCDGQVMMLFETLHAIGLKSENGAELLIHVGLDTVKLNGQGFKAYVQGGDSVKKGDLLIEFDIDFIEEKGLSVTTPMVITNADNYVDFIPSTGNHLSGDKVLDIIPA, encoded by the coding sequence ATGTCCTCAAAAGTCAGAGACTATGAAAAGCTGGCGGGCGATATCATCGCTGCCGTAGGCGGCAAGGATAATATCTCGGAAGCTGCTCATTGCGCAACGCGCTTACGGCTCGTGTTGAAAGAAACAACTGCCGACGCCAAGGAAAAGGTCAGTGCCATGGCCGGAGTCATCACCGTTGTGGAAAGCGGTGGTCAGTTCCAGGTGGTAATCGGCACCCACGTCACCGATGTTTACAAGGTAGCGGCAGAAATGCTACACCTCGAAAACAGCGAGGACGGCTCGAAAGCCTCGAAAGGCATTGCGGCTGCTGTTATCGGTGCGATTTCCGGGTGTGTATCGCCAATCGTCTATGTGCTGGCAGCCTGCGGTCTGCTGCAGGGTGCGTTAATCATCGCCACGGCCCTTTATCCTGATGTGGTGGACAATACGACCTTTCAGGTGCTGACGTATATGTCATGGACACCGTTCACTTATCTGCCGGTACTCATCGCTCTGGCTGGTTCCAAGTATTTCAAGGTGGATACGCTGCTCGCTGTACTGTGCTGCTGTGCGCTGGTGAATCCCTCCTGGGGAGAAATTGCCGGACGCATTGCCGCCGGTGAACCGCTTACCTTCATGATGCTGCCGCTGGCAGAAACCACTTACACATCCACGGTACTGCCGCCGATTATCGTTCTGGCATTATTGGTCTATGTGGAACGTTTCTTCAAACGTCACATGCCCGAAGTATTGCAGCCCATCTTCGTGCCGCTTTGCAGCTACCTGATTATGGTACCGGCTACGTTATTGGTTGTCGGCCCGATTACCTCCGGTGTTGCCCATGGCCTGTCTACGGCCTTTCAGGCGTTCTACACGCATTTGCCCTGGCTCTGTGCTATGGTCTTCGGTGCATTCTGGCAGGTATTCGTCATCTTCGGTGTACATTGGACTTTCGTGCCCATCTTCCTGACGGAATTTGAACAGGTTGGTTTCTCTACCTTGCAGGCTTTCTGCGGTATTGCCGTTTGCGCACAGGTTGGTGCGGTCTTCGGCGTCTGGTTCAAGAGCAAGAGCAAAAAGACCAAAGGCGTGGCCATGTCCGCCGGTCTTACGGGACTCTTTGGTATCACGGAACCCACCATCTACGGTATCACCTTGCCGCTCAAAAAGCCCTTTATCTGTGCCTGCATTGCTTCGGCAGCAGGTTCCCTGGCAGCTTCCTTCTTTGGCACACTTTACTATGCTTTTGCCGGTTTGGCTGGTCTGCTCACCGTGCCCAATGCCTATAACGCTGCAAATCCTACTTCCCTGACTGGTGCTGCTATTGGTACGGCCATCGCGCTCGTTGGTGCCTTTGTCCTGGTACAGCTTGTTGGCTTCGAGGAAAAGGTGGAGGAACCTGTTCTGGAAGAAAAAGAAGCCCTGCCCGCTCTGCCGTTCGAGCTGGCCAGCCCCATCAAGGGCGAAGTAAAGCCGCTGTCTGCTTGCAAGGATTTGGCTTTTGCCAGTGGTGCCATGGGCAAAGGTGTGGTCATTGAACCCACCGAAGGCAAAGTCTATGCTCCCTGTGATGGGCAGGTCATGATGCTCTTTGAAACCTTGCACGCAATCGGCCTTAAGAGTGAAAATGGCGCGGAACTGCTCATCCATGTCGGTCTGGATACCGTAAAGCTGAATGGCCAAGGTTTCAAGGCATATGTTCAGGGCGGCGATTCGGTAAAGAAAGGCGATTTGCTCATCGAGTTCGATATCGACTTCATTGAGGAAAAAGGCCTTTCGGTTACAACACCGATGGTCATTACTAACGCAGATAATTACGTAGATTTTATTCCGAGCACAGGCAATCACCTTTCCGGTGACAAAGTGCTGGATATCATTCCCGCTTAA
- a CDS encoding 5-formyltetrahydrofolate cyclo-ligase, whose amino-acid sequence MDTDKKELLAEKKALRAKILAVRRELKEPYRQKASQRMIDVFCALPDFKEPKVVMCYASMGDEVQIRPLIQRWLDMGVTVTMPRVISKGQMEAVTLPDLDSLVEGEYGILTPDPAKSQVVAPEELDMIVVPGVAFDTRGERLGMGAGFYDAFMAKAVKAKRIALAYSCQLVANIPMEEHDELVHKIITEQGIYNCLL is encoded by the coding sequence ATGGATACGGATAAAAAGGAACTGCTGGCTGAGAAAAAGGCTTTGCGTGCAAAGATTTTGGCGGTTCGGCGGGAACTGAAAGAGCCGTACCGTCAAAAGGCCAGCCAGCGCATGATTGATGTGTTCTGTGCATTGCCGGATTTCAAGGAGCCGAAGGTCGTCATGTGTTATGCCTCCATGGGCGATGAAGTGCAGATTCGTCCACTGATTCAGCGCTGGCTGGATATGGGGGTTACGGTGACTATGCCCAGAGTAATCAGCAAGGGGCAGATGGAGGCTGTGACCTTGCCGGACTTAGATAGTCTGGTGGAAGGGGAGTATGGCATCCTGACGCCGGACCCGGCTAAGAGTCAGGTGGTTGCTCCTGAGGAACTCGATATGATTGTCGTGCCCGGGGTAGCCTTTGATACCCGGGGTGAACGGCTCGGCATGGGGGCAGGCTTCTATGATGCGTTTATGGCGAAGGCCGTCAAGGCAAAACGGATTGCCCTTGCCTATTCGTGTCAGCTGGTGGCGAATATTCCCATGGAAGAGCATGACGAGCTGGTGCATAAGATTATTACGGAGCAGGGAATTTATAACTGCTTATTGTAA
- a CDS encoding 7-carboxy-7-deazaguanine synthase QueE: MKENLIEIFSSIQGEGKYVGCRQVFVRLEGCNLDCSYCDTENAPGSHPQCEVETYAGSREFAKLPNPRSAEQVAMEINRLCKEVPHQAVSFTGGEPLLHADFIREVAREVEVPVFLETNGTLYKQLESIIDITDIISMDIKLPSIVSQPQWEAHRKFIETAKPKDLYIKLVVADETTEEEFRKAIDLVAETAPETLFIIQPVTPYGGCQAASPEKILICQNYALTKLKDVRVIPQTHKMIGQI; the protein is encoded by the coding sequence ATGAAAGAAAATCTGATTGAAATTTTTTCCTCCATTCAGGGAGAAGGCAAGTATGTGGGTTGCCGTCAGGTGTTTGTGCGTCTTGAGGGATGCAATCTCGATTGCAGTTATTGTGACACGGAAAACGCGCCGGGCAGTCATCCGCAGTGCGAAGTGGAAACCTATGCGGGCAGCCGCGAGTTTGCCAAGCTCCCCAATCCGCGTTCGGCGGAGCAGGTGGCTATGGAAATCAACCGCCTTTGCAAGGAAGTACCTCATCAGGCTGTGAGCTTTACCGGTGGTGAGCCGCTCTTGCATGCAGACTTTATCCGCGAAGTGGCTAGGGAAGTAGAAGTGCCTGTCTTTTTGGAAACCAATGGCACGCTGTACAAACAACTGGAGAGCATCATAGACATCACCGATATTATCAGCATGGATATCAAGCTGCCAAGCATCGTGAGCCAGCCCCAGTGGGAGGCGCACAGGAAGTTTATCGAAACGGCCAAGCCCAAAGACCTTTATATCAAATTGGTGGTAGCCGACGAAACCACGGAAGAAGAATTCCGCAAGGCCATTGATTTGGTGGCAGAGACGGCACCGGAAACACTCTTTATCATCCAGCCGGTCACGCCTTACGGCGGCTGTCAGGCGGCCAGCCCGGAAAAAATCCTTATCTGCCAGAATTACGCGCTGACCAAACTCAAGGATGTGCGCGTAATTCCGCAGACGCATAAGATGATTGGGCAGATATAA
- a CDS encoding YjfB family protein produces the protein MDMSIAAMSVNMHQGQAMQDMGMAVLKMAMDTTEVAAEEMLEELAVDPNLGTMVDIQA, from the coding sequence ATGGATATGAGTATCGCCGCAATGTCGGTGAACATGCATCAAGGGCAGGCCATGCAGGATATGGGCATGGCGGTTCTGAAAATGGCCATGGATACCACGGAAGTTGCTGCAGAGGAAATGCTGGAGGAACTGGCCGTTGACCCGAATCTGGGCACGATGGTGGATATTCAGGCTTAA
- the yajC gene encoding preprotein translocase subunit YajC, whose amino-acid sequence MTPETMTALGTWGPIFVMIAIFYFLLYRPQKAAQKRRMSMLDTLEKGNKVMTIGGIYGTIAGIDDKVIKLKIAENTVIEVSRASINANITQDKQA is encoded by the coding sequence ATGACTCCGGAAACCATGACAGCTTTGGGCACTTGGGGCCCAATCTTTGTGATGATTGCGATTTTCTATTTCCTTCTGTATCGTCCGCAGAAAGCGGCGCAGAAACGCCGCATGAGCATGCTCGATACATTGGAAAAGGGCAACAAGGTTATGACCATCGGTGGTATCTACGGTACGATTGCGGGCATTGACGATAAGGTAATCAAGTTGAAAATTGCCGAAAACACGGTGATTGAGGTTTCCCGGGCTTCCATCAATGCCAACATTACCCAGGATAAGCAGGCCTAA
- a CDS encoding DUF4153 domain-containing protein, with translation MEIMTRRLRMLWARFPEAALLNLVHLVYQGIFLLEVNLEDIDKDWIIWTIRLLSLILVAVAVELWRERKGDWPAGKYRWKIWCALLFWGIIQEAGTKFLPEIEQVMFLFVIPGFWLCLILYLLLPKEKEWQSAQLRCVANAFLTAGVLGGMISLLLGICLAAVRALLLPVPMEASLFLLGVLPFACAVNVLLCLLPEINEEVSAAEPVVGNSVIGLVFPCYVFLLLILYLYIGKIIILQAMPIGEMNWYASLAMLGYGFFYFFWNDIQKGWYEKFMRWGLIFFLPILVVQFCGIWIRYEAYGLTSLRYASMICTACGILMLAFRFLRQGMRPLFLLGAVLLLVFSITPLNVMRVPLHNQQARLIALLEQEGLYEDGRIVMSHPISAERTPAIRSCVEYICESNLDSERREDFCRQVDEINWRDYYINAKPTNGKTKKRTEQTKVVFKPRQKGIPVAGFRMVYSFTVKRGVAVIQLEDGNKQVVDIHDYVKGLMAAHKNDAGTQNVVLDDEYLLEDKSRLYFTEITVRRPEGSKELLISGRGYLLQK, from the coding sequence ATGGAGATTATGACACGCCGGCTTAGAATGCTCTGGGCGCGGTTTCCCGAGGCGGCTCTGCTGAATCTTGTACATCTTGTCTATCAAGGCATATTCTTGCTAGAGGTCAATCTGGAAGATATCGATAAGGACTGGATTATCTGGACGATTCGGCTGTTGTCGCTGATTCTGGTGGCTGTGGCAGTGGAGCTTTGGCGTGAACGCAAGGGCGACTGGCCGGCGGGAAAATACCGCTGGAAAATCTGGTGTGCGCTACTGTTCTGGGGCATTATACAGGAAGCTGGCACGAAATTTTTGCCGGAGATAGAACAGGTGATGTTCCTTTTTGTCATTCCCGGCTTTTGGCTTTGCCTGATTCTTTATCTGCTTCTGCCAAAGGAAAAGGAATGGCAGAGTGCGCAGCTGCGGTGCGTTGCGAATGCTTTCCTAACAGCTGGTGTTCTGGGCGGAATGATTTCCCTGCTTTTGGGGATTTGTTTGGCGGCGGTGCGGGCATTGCTGCTGCCTGTTCCCATGGAGGCAAGCTTATTTCTGCTAGGCGTGTTGCCTTTTGCCTGTGCGGTCAATGTGCTGCTGTGTCTGTTACCAGAGATAAATGAGGAAGTGTCGGCAGCAGAGCCAGTCGTGGGCAATTCGGTCATAGGGCTGGTATTTCCCTGTTATGTATTTTTGCTGCTGATTCTCTATCTGTACATTGGTAAAATCATCATCCTACAGGCCATGCCCATTGGGGAAATGAATTGGTATGCTTCCCTGGCCATGCTCGGGTATGGATTTTTCTACTTCTTCTGGAATGATATTCAGAAGGGCTGGTATGAAAAGTTCATGCGTTGGGGTCTGATTTTCTTCCTGCCCATCCTCGTTGTCCAGTTCTGTGGCATCTGGATTCGGTACGAAGCCTACGGCCTTACCTCCCTGCGTTATGCTTCCATGATTTGTACGGCCTGCGGTATTCTGATGCTCGCCTTTCGCTTCCTGCGGCAGGGGATGCGTCCGCTTTTTCTGTTGGGGGCTGTTTTGCTGTTGGTCTTTTCGATTACTCCGCTTAACGTCATGCGGGTGCCCCTGCATAATCAGCAGGCACGTTTAATCGCGCTGCTGGAGCAGGAAGGTTTGTATGAAGATGGCAGGATTGTGATGAGCCATCCGATTTCTGCAGAACGCACGCCGGCTATAAGGAGTTGTGTGGAGTATATCTGTGAATCCAATCTGGACAGCGAGCGCAGGGAGGACTTTTGCCGGCAGGTCGATGAAATAAATTGGAGGGATTACTACATTAATGCCAAGCCAACGAATGGCAAGACAAAAAAGCGAACGGAGCAGACTAAAGTGGTCTTTAAGCCACGGCAAAAGGGAATTCCCGTTGCCGGTTTCCGAATGGTTTATTCCTTTACCGTCAAGCGGGGAGTGGCCGTGATACAGCTGGAAGATGGAAATAAGCAAGTGGTGGATATCCACGATTATGTGAAGGGGCTTATGGCCGCGCATAAAAATGATGCGGGAACGCAGAATGTCGTTCTCGATGATGAATACCTGCTCGAAGATAAGTCCCGCCTGTATTTCACGGAGATTACGGTTCGGAGGCCCGAAGGAAGCAAAGAGCTGCTCATAAGCGGGAGGGGATATTTACTGCAGAAGTGA
- the tgt gene encoding tRNA guanosine(34) transglycosylase Tgt, giving the protein MAAITYELVKKDEATGARAGIIHTPHGSFPTPIFMPVGTQASVKGVSPEELKDLGAGIILSNTYHLFLRPGMELVKEAGGLHKFMHWDGAILTDSGGFQVFSLGDLRKITEEGVTFRSHIDGSKKFLSPEVSMQVQMCLGSDIVMAFDECVPYPADHDYAKQSTERTLRWAQRCKDTMTAPNQGLFGIVQGGMYKDLRKWHAKEMVEMDFPGYAVGGLSVGEPPELMYEMLEYSTSLLPENKPRYLMGVGTPDHLVEGVMRGIDMFDCVYPTRVARNGMAMTWTGRLVMKNANLTHDHHVIEEGCGCYACRNGYTRAYIRHLVRAGEIFGLRLLSLHNLYFLEEFVRRMRQSIIDGKFTQFRSEFLANYKR; this is encoded by the coding sequence TTGGCTGCAATTACTTATGAATTAGTGAAAAAGGACGAGGCAACAGGTGCTCGTGCCGGTATTATCCATACACCCCATGGCAGTTTCCCAACGCCGATTTTTATGCCTGTGGGCACGCAGGCTTCGGTCAAGGGCGTTTCGCCGGAAGAGTTGAAGGATTTGGGTGCGGGGATAATCCTCTCGAACACCTATCATTTGTTCCTGCGTCCGGGCATGGAGCTCGTCAAGGAAGCTGGCGGCCTGCATAAATTCATGCACTGGGATGGGGCGATTCTCACCGACAGCGGCGGGTTCCAGGTTTTCTCGCTGGGCGATTTGCGCAAAATCACCGAAGAAGGCGTGACCTTCCGTTCGCATATTGACGGTTCAAAGAAGTTCCTGTCGCCGGAAGTTTCTATGCAGGTGCAGATGTGCTTAGGTTCGGATATCGTCATGGCCTTTGACGAATGTGTGCCTTATCCTGCTGACCATGACTATGCCAAGCAGTCCACGGAGCGCACGCTGCGTTGGGCACAGCGCTGCAAGGATACCATGACGGCGCCCAATCAGGGCCTGTTCGGCATCGTGCAGGGCGGCATGTACAAGGATTTGCGCAAATGGCATGCCAAAGAGATGGTGGAGATGGACTTCCCCGGCTACGCCGTGGGCGGCCTGTCTGTAGGTGAACCGCCGGAACTCATGTATGAGATGCTGGAATATTCCACGTCCCTGCTGCCGGAGAACAAGCCCCGCTATCTGATGGGCGTGGGCACGCCTGACCATCTTGTGGAAGGCGTAATGCGCGGCATTGATATGTTCGACTGCGTATATCCGACCCGCGTGGCCCGCAATGGCATGGCCATGACCTGGACGGGCAGACTGGTGATGAAAAATGCCAACCTCACCCATGACCATCATGTGATTGAGGAGGGCTGTGGCTGTTACGCCTGCCGCAACGGTTATACCCGTGCTTATATCCGCCATCTGGTGCGCGCTGGGGAAATCTTCGGCCTGCGCCTGCTGTCGCTGCACAATCTCTACTTCCTCGAAGAATTTGTGCGCAGAATGCGTCAGTCGATTATTGACGGTAAGTTTACGCAGTTCCGCAGTGAATTTTTGGCCAACTACAAACGCTGA
- a CDS encoding glycosyltransferase family 2 protein → MVPMQIMIFLFTLYFFIIGFCGMWRRKEKKIKTPKKTFALVVAAHNESAVIGQLVENLGHLNYPKDMYDIHVVADNCEDNTAEVAAAAGAIVHERTHPTKKSKGYALDWMFDRLFKMDKEYDAVCVFDADNLVHPQFLMEMNNRLCKGDKVIQCYMDAKNPYDTWVAGTFAIAFWVICHISHLAKSNIGLSACLGGTGMCFDMEILKRHGWQATCLTEDMEFTMKCMAEGIKTSWAHDAIIYDEKPLTFKQSWNQRRRWAQGQFDVGNRFIPKMLKAGWKNKDIRMWDECIYLMQPHFLMISTIFIIISYIQLAFPPFYTNIYNFMPSQLMTAIMLGQYILPMIILIKIRAKWKSWLYMLLYPVFIYSWIPIIFLGFIHRNEHEWSHTKHTRAMSMDDIVGNVKNTKDILK, encoded by the coding sequence ATGGTGCCGATGCAGATAATGATTTTCCTCTTTACCTTGTATTTCTTCATCATTGGTTTCTGCGGCATGTGGCGGCGGAAAGAGAAGAAGATTAAGACTCCGAAAAAGACGTTTGCGCTCGTGGTGGCCGCGCATAATGAGTCGGCGGTTATCGGTCAGCTGGTAGAGAATCTGGGCCACCTGAACTATCCGAAGGATATGTACGATATCCATGTGGTTGCCGACAACTGTGAGGATAATACGGCCGAAGTGGCCGCGGCAGCTGGCGCCATCGTCCATGAGCGCACGCACCCGACGAAAAAGAGCAAGGGTTACGCACTCGACTGGATGTTTGACCGCCTGTTCAAGATGGACAAGGAATACGATGCCGTCTGCGTGTTCGACGCCGACAACCTCGTACATCCGCAGTTCCTGATGGAAATGAACAACCGCCTCTGCAAGGGCGATAAGGTTATCCAGTGCTATATGGATGCCAAGAACCCTTACGATACCTGGGTGGCTGGAACCTTTGCCATTGCGTTCTGGGTTATCTGCCACATTTCCCATCTGGCCAAGTCCAATATCGGCCTGTCCGCCTGCCTGGGCGGCACGGGCATGTGCTTTGACATGGAAATCCTCAAGCGCCATGGCTGGCAGGCAACCTGCCTGACCGAGGATATGGAATTTACCATGAAGTGCATGGCCGAAGGGATCAAGACCAGTTGGGCGCATGACGCCATCATCTATGATGAAAAGCCGCTGACTTTCAAGCAGTCCTGGAATCAGCGCCGCCGTTGGGCGCAGGGGCAGTTTGATGTGGGCAACCGCTTCATTCCGAAGATGCTCAAAGCTGGTTGGAAAAACAAGGACATCCGCATGTGGGACGAATGCATTTACCTCATGCAGCCGCATTTCCTGATGATTTCCACCATCTTCATCATCATCAGCTATATTCAGCTGGCGTTCCCGCCGTTCTACACGAACATCTATAACTTCATGCCGTCGCAGCTCATGACCGCCATCATGCTCGGTCAGTACATTCTGCCCATGATTATCCTCATAAAGATTCGGGCAAAATGGAAATCCTGGCTCTACATGCTGCTCTATCCCGTGTTCATCTACTCGTGGATTCCCATTATCTTCCTGGGCTTTATCCACCGCAATGAACACGAGTGGAGCCATACGAAGCACACTCGCGCCATGAGCATGGATGATATCGTGGGCAACGTGAAGAATACGAAAGACATTTTGAAGTAA